The genomic interval TCATGGCGCCGGACCGGATCAAGACGGCCGTGACGGCTACTCCAGGGATAGGGGTGGCGGGCATTTTCATCGTGACATCCAGTTGCGAAGGTCGGACACCCTGGCCTGCAGCTCCCGATGGGATGCCGCGATGGCGTCTTCATCGCCCAGCGCAATGTCTGCCCCGACGACCGACTCCAGGCGGGCGAACTCGTCGCAGCTGAGCACCGGTGCTGTGTGATAGTCAACCACGCCATTTCGCACCACCGTCATGCCATCGACGAGGACGTCCCGGACGACGCTGATGTCACCGCGCTCAGCAATCACCAAGTCGGCAATGCCGCCAGGTGTGAGGCGTCCGGCTGCCGGGGTGAGGCCGGGAACCAGTTCCGCCGGCGCTGACGTCACCAATCTCACCGCCTGGGCCAATGACCGCCTGTTACCGTCTACCAGGTCTTTGACGGCGTGGAGGAGGCTGTCATGCTTACCACCCGGGCCGTAGTCGGTCGCGATGACGTCGATGAGGTCGCCCGCGTCGAAGACGGCGTCCCAGTGTTCTCGGCTCGTGACCATCTCCCGCTGGTGCACCAGGTCGAAAACGCAAGCCTCATTGGCCCAGCCGGCGGCACGACCAAGACGCGCGAGTTCAATCGCCTCATCCGGGAGATAGGACGGATGATTCACGTGGCTCGCAACGATTCTTGCACCCGTGGAAGATTGCGCGAGGGAGGTCAGAAGCCCGCCCGTGACAGCCGCGCTGTGTACGAAGGCCGGCACGCCGTGCACTCCGGCGAGCCGGATTCCCTCCTCGATGCCGGCCAGCGCAGGTGTCAGGGAAGGCAGGACTACCGCACGCACGGTATCCACAACTGCAGCCGCTTGCAGTTCCCCCTTGAGGCCGGCATCCATGAGGGCCGCGTCGACGCGCTCTTCGGCGAGCGCCACTGCGCCTTCGGCGAGCCACTCAAGGGATCGGCCGAGGACCGCCTCCTTGAGCAGCCTGGCCTGCCAGGGTTCGACCCGCACCTGGTACCGATCGAGGAATGCTGCCGGGAGGTAGACGACATCCTGTCCACCACCGGCAAGTGTCTGGCCACCGCCCAGTTCACCGATCGCGACGGCACCTAAAGCGATCTGCTCTGCCACAGTAGTCTTGAGCACGTCCTCCGTGAGGCCCGCCCCGTCGGCGGCGAGAGCCGCGCTGACCGCCATCGGCTCGTGAGTCGTTGCGCCGCCCACCCGCACAGGATGGGCGTCATTGGCCACGTTCACCGAATCCATCGTGCTAAGGCCACACAGGTTCAGCACAGCTGTTGTCCCTTGCGTCAGGTGGCGGTCGAGGTTCTCCATCCACTTCCACCGCGGGAGCGGGCGGCCTCCGCTTGGCATCAATGGCCCCGGACTCACACCGTGCACGTGGAGGTTGACCAGTCCTGGCATGACGACGGAGCCGCGGGCATCGATCACCTCGATGCCAGGTCCGGCAAGGTTCGCAGCGATTCGCTCGACGCGACCGCCCACGATGAGGACATCGACCCCCTCGAGGATCGACTCACCATCGCCGGTCACGACCAAGGCACCGGTCACTACACGCTTCATTGCATGCTCCGATCTGTGTCAATCATTCGATATCTTCATCTTATAGAAGGTTCTTCAGTATACAATATTGAAGGGATCTGAAACCGAGGGGTGTTGATGGAGTTGAGTTCGTTCACGGAACGTTTCGGTCGACCACGTGATTTCGCCGGCTACGGTGAAAATCCGCCGACAAGCCACTGGCCCGAATCTGGCGCCCGGGTGGCGGTCAGCCTGGTCATCAACATCGAGGACGGCGCAGAACGTTCGCTCAGCCGCGGCGACGCCGCCGATGACGTCAACGCGCACTGGATCACCGACCTCGCCCACGAGCGCGGCAACCCGAGCCTGGAGTCGGGGTTCGACTACGGAGCGCGCGCCGGCTTCTGGCGGGTCCTGCGCATCACCGATGCTGCCCGCGTGCCGGTCACGGCGTTCGCCTGTGGTCGAGCCTTGGATCTGAACCCCCACATCGCAAGAGCACTGAGCGCACGTATGATCGAGATCGTGGACCATGGTCTGCTTTGGGAGCCACATGGTTCCCTCTCCCTGCCGGAACTCACAGCGCGCATGGACGCATCGGCACGGATCATCGCAGCTTCAACAGCCGGCCTGCCGACGTCGTGGTACTCAAAGGACGGCCATTCCGCGGCGAGCTTGGGCGTGATGAACGATCGCGGTTTCGCACACGACTCGAACTGTTTCTCCGAGGACATGCCATACGTTCCCGACGGTCCTCACGGGCTGGTCACCATCCCCTACGCGGCTGACACGAACGACTCGATGCTCGTGTCAGCGATCGCCACGGGAAGCCAGTTCTCATGGCAGCTCCTGGCCGCGCTCGAAAGCCTTCTTGAGGATGATCGCCCGGGCGCCAAGGTCTTGAGTATCGGCCTTCACCCACGCTGGATCGGGCGTCCGGCATACGCCGGCGCATTGCAGCGCTTCATCGCCCGTGCCCTCGACATTCCCGATGTCGTCTTTGCCGAGCGACGCCAGATTGCAGCGTGGTGGCGATCAATGCATGCGCAGAAGTGAACCCCAGCCAGGGATCTGATCGTGGATCCCTGCCAGCCGCAGGGCGTGCCACGCCAACGCCACGGCACTGTCGATAATCGGCAGGCCGTTGTCCTGCTCGAGCCGTTCCAAGAGGTAGCCCGCCCGGAGGTTCGTGCCCACGCACAGCACCGCATCGATCCCCTCGACGATGCCGGCGCTCACCAATCGGGCAACTTCTTCAGAGCTCAGTGCTGCGATCTCGGGGTTCGTCAGGTCACTGGCCAAGGCCGACCGGGCGGCCACTTCGATGCCGAGTTCAGACAGTTCATCGGCTATGCCGTCGACGATCGCACTGGAGCCCGGGAAGACAAGCGAAATGCGAGTCGCGCGCAGTGTCCGCAGTGCAGCCACCATGGCCTGGGTCGCAGTGGTGCCGGCTTGAGCGCCTGTGCGCTCCGCCAGTCGTCCGGCCATCCGCCGGTCTCTCTCGATGCCGGTCCAGGAACCGGCGGTCCCATGGAATGCGACAACGTCCGGCTCGATTTCGGCAATCAGCGAGACGCTCTCCCCAAGAACGGAGTCGTCGATTTCTGCCGACAGCGACGGCGGAAGCCGGAACCGGGTCGCAAAAACCTCGACGTGGGGGATGCCACTGAGTACCGCCGCAGTCAACGGCTCGGCGTTGGAGTTACTGGCGGGGACCAACAGGCCGATCCGACGGGCCAGCGGCCGATCATCGGTCAATGTGCGCGCCCCTGGGACGGCGGTGTGGAGATCGCAAGGATTCGCGCGGGCTTGGATGAGAGATTGGACCACCAGTGCGGAATGACGGCGTCGAACGTGATCGTGTCTCCCTCCTCGAGTGAGTACTTTTCGTCACCGATCGTGGCCACCAATGAACCTTCCAGAACCAGGATGCATTCCTCGCCCTCGTGGGAACTGCGGATCGAGCTGCCTTCGAGATTGGGCGGGAGCTTCATGATCAACACACCGAGTTGGCGATTCACATCCGGCACGAGCAGCTCCATGCCGATGCCCTCACGGGGCACCTCGATGGTACGGCGCTCATCGCGGCGAACAACGCGATCATCCGGAGAACCCTCCGGCGGCGCAGAGAACAATTCAGCCATCGGAAGTTCAAGGGCGCCGGAGAGGCGCAGCAATGTCTCAAACGAAGGGTTGCCGATGCCACGCTCGATTTGGCTGATGAGACCAGCACTGACCTTGGCCCTGTCCGCAAGCTCCTCGACAGTGAATCGGCGCGCGCGGCTCGCCTTGATCGTGGCACCAATGTGCGACACCCACGACGAACGTCGTTCGTCCATCCCGTCTTTCTCCACGGTGGTTTCCATCCGCCCTCTTACCTGTTCCTGAGTGAGGCTCGAAGAGGGACGGAGACTACGAAACATGGCCGTCACTCATCGGCGATGAAATCCCACTGTCCCACACTGTTGACACCAGCCACCAGGTCGACCACTTCGTCTGTGTCGTTCGTGATCCCGTGGACTGTTGTGGGTGGGATGTAGAAAGCATCTCCTGGTCGAGCACGAATGTCGTCGTCGCCCAGGTGGATGATCGGCGTGCCAGCCACGATCACATAGAACTCCGCGACAGTTTCGTGGTGGTGCTTCACGTGATGTTGACCGCTTAGCATCCTACCCCAGCTCACCGTGAACTCCTTTGAACCGTTGACCTTGTCAGAGATGAGCTGACAGATCAGCCCTTCGTCGCGGATTCCAGAAGGTGTCATCTGATCCAGTTCGACAAAGCCCAGATCTTCGATGTTCTGCACAAGCGGGCCGGCGGTCATGCGAGCGTCACCGCCGATGTCTCCACGGCCTGATCTCCGGCAGCATCGATCCACCATCGAGCGATTTGTTCACGCGTCGCGAACCACACGTCCTCACGCCCCACGGCGTACTGGAGAAACTGCTGGATGCCCCGGGCGACACTCGGGCGCCCGCCGATTCTCGTGTGAATGCCGAGTGACATCATGCGGGGAACACCGTCGTCCTCGCTGAGAAGGAAGTCCAGCGTGTCCCGACAAACCTCGAACAGTTCGTTGCCCGTTGCCAGGCTCGCGTTGCCCCAGAACCGTCCGTCGTTGGCATCCGAGGTGTAGGGGACCACGAGATGCGGGCCGAGATCAGTTGACACGAAGTAGGGCAGGTCGTCCGAGTAGGAATTGGAGTCGTAGAGGAACCCCTCCGCGGCGAGCAACGAACGGGTGTTCTCCGTAATGCCATCGCGGACGTACCACCCCACCGGACGCACGCCGGCCATGCGTTCGATTGACTCGGCGCACCGTCGAATCTCCGCAAGCTCCTCCCTTGGGTCCATCCCGACCGTGCCGGCCCATCGGTAGCCATGGGCACAGATCTCATGCCCGTCGCGCACAATTGCTGGACCAACCTCGGGCGACTTCTCCAGCGCCATTCCGCAGGCCATGACGGTGGCTGGTACCTGGTGGCGTCGCAAGAGCGAAAGGATCCGCCAGATGCCAACCCTGCTTCCATACTCGAAGTAAGACTCCTTCATGAGGCTGCGCTTGGCCGGATCGCTCTTCCAGCCGCCGAAGACGTACACGTCCTCATCAGCCTCGTCGCCGGCGGCGATCGACCTCTCCGCGCCTTCTTCGAAGTTCACAACCACACTGATCGCCACCCGGGCACCATTCGGCCAGGAACCGCGCGGTGGCTGCTCCCCGTACCCAATCAAGTCACGCATGAGCGGCCCCCGAACCAATCGGCGCCATCGCACCTGAACCTTCACGAAAGACCTTCCGATGTGCGCCGATTGCGACCCGCAGACCTTGGGAAACGTCGTCGATCACTGCGCCATGTGCCGGTCCGACAAGACGCACGTCACGCTCGACCACCAGACGCTCGATGTCATCGAAAGCCGCGGAAACGTCCACGAACCGGGTCCAGTAGAGCGAACGGCCGGCTCCATATGCAGCCGCGTCGACAGAGACAGCCTTCGCGAACTCGGACGACGTGAGAAGGCATTCGTCATCGCGGTGGATCGGCTCGTCATCCTCGAGCTCATCAAATGGGGTTTCGTGGATGAAGGCGAAGCCATCGGATACGAAGAGCATCCGCGAAACACTATCGAAAGCCCACAGCGTGTTGTGCAGGTCTCGGATGTACGCAGGGTGTATCTCGATGTTCCTTCCGCCAAGATCGAGAACATCTCCAGCTTGCATCGGCACCAGACGGTCCACCAGAAGCGGCCAGTGCAGGTGATAGTCGCGCACATCACCCACGATGCGGAGCCCTGGGTACCTGCGAACGAGGGCCACGACATTGCCTGCATGTGGAATTTCCGGATGCGTCGGGAAGACGTAGTCCAGGGGCCGGTCGCCGAGCACGGCGGCGACGCCGCGGAGGACCGCTGCCTCATGGGCCGGGTCTCCGGAGTCGATCAGGATCGCAGACTCTTCGCCCACCACCAGATAGGTGGACACGTGATAGTGCACGGGCCCCGAGGAGGTCGCTGCCTGAAGGCACCCACCCAACCACCACACTCCGTCGGCAATCTGCCTCACATCGTCACGCGGCATGCTCCACCACCTTCCGGAGATGTCCGATTAGTTCCCCGGCCTGGGACTCGATCGCATCGCGACCGACTATCGCGCCGCCATATCCCGGACCAATTGCCGCCCAGGCAAGATCACCGACGATGTCGCGGATGTTCTGAGCCAGGGCCTCGGTGTCAGCCTTGGCTGCGGTGTCGGCGATCCAACCGAACTTGATGTCATGGAAGGCCTGAAGCAATCCCACATCGAGGGGCTGAGCGAGGCCCGCCTCGTCAGTGAGCAGATGGCAGAAACTATCCGACGTGAGCAGAGTGCGAGAAACCGGGTCGCCCACCCACAGCACGGGCAAGAGCCGCAGAAGCGGCGAATAGATCTTCACGATGATGCCAGGCGCGGCCTCCAACTCGATCGACGAACCCGCATCGACCGATATTCGCCTGGCAGTGGCGGAGGTGACGGGAACGGTGATGCCGCCGGTGTACCACACCTGATCAACCGTGAACTCCCGCTCGATCTCCGGAA from Pseudarthrobacter sp. SSS035 carries:
- a CDS encoding amidohydrolase family protein — its product is MKRVVTGALVVTGDGESILEGVDVLIVGGRVERIAANLAGPGIEVIDARGSVVMPGLVNLHVHGVSPGPLMPSGGRPLPRWKWMENLDRHLTQGTTAVLNLCGLSTMDSVNVANDAHPVRVGGATTHEPMAVSAALAADGAGLTEDVLKTTVAEQIALGAVAIGELGGGQTLAGGGQDVVYLPAAFLDRYQVRVEPWQARLLKEAVLGRSLEWLAEGAVALAEERVDAALMDAGLKGELQAAAVVDTVRAVVLPSLTPALAGIEEGIRLAGVHGVPAFVHSAAVTGGLLTSLAQSSTGARIVASHVNHPSYLPDEAIELARLGRAAGWANEACVFDLVHQREMVTSREHWDAVFDAGDLIDVIATDYGPGGKHDSLLHAVKDLVDGNRRSLAQAVRLVTSAPAELVPGLTPAAGRLTPGGIADLVIAERGDISVVRDVLVDGMTVVRNGVVDYHTAPVLSCDEFARLESVVGADIALGDEDAIAASHRELQARVSDLRNWMSR
- a CDS encoding polysaccharide deacetylase family protein, which produces MELSSFTERFGRPRDFAGYGENPPTSHWPESGARVAVSLVINIEDGAERSLSRGDAADDVNAHWITDLAHERGNPSLESGFDYGARAGFWRVLRITDAARVPVTAFACGRALDLNPHIARALSARMIEIVDHGLLWEPHGSLSLPELTARMDASARIIAASTAGLPTSWYSKDGHSAASLGVMNDRGFAHDSNCFSEDMPYVPDGPHGLVTIPYAADTNDSMLVSAIATGSQFSWQLLAALESLLEDDRPGAKVLSIGLHPRWIGRPAYAGALQRFIARALDIPDVVFAERRQIAAWWRSMHAQK
- a CDS encoding helix-turn-helix domain-containing protein, coding for METTVEKDGMDERRSSWVSHIGATIKASRARRFTVEELADRAKVSAGLISQIERGIGNPSFETLLRLSGALELPMAELFSAPPEGSPDDRVVRRDERRTIEVPREGIGMELLVPDVNRQLGVLIMKLPPNLEGSSIRSSHEGEECILVLEGSLVATIGDEKYSLEEGDTITFDAVIPHWWSNLSSKPARILAISTPPSQGRAH
- a CDS encoding cupin domain-containing protein, which translates into the protein MTAGPLVQNIEDLGFVELDQMTPSGIRDEGLICQLISDKVNGSKEFTVSWGRMLSGQHHVKHHHETVAEFYVIVAGTPIIHLGDDDIRARPGDAFYIPPTTVHGITNDTDEVVDLVAGVNSVGQWDFIADE
- a CDS encoding polysaccharide deacetylase family protein is translated as MRDLIGYGEQPPRGSWPNGARVAISVVVNFEEGAERSIAAGDEADEDVYVFGGWKSDPAKRSLMKESYFEYGSRVGIWRILSLLRRHQVPATVMACGMALEKSPEVGPAIVRDGHEICAHGYRWAGTVGMDPREELAEIRRCAESIERMAGVRPVGWYVRDGITENTRSLLAAEGFLYDSNSYSDDLPYFVSTDLGPHLVVPYTSDANDGRFWGNASLATGNELFEVCRDTLDFLLSEDDGVPRMMSLGIHTRIGGRPSVARGIQQFLQYAVGREDVWFATREQIARWWIDAAGDQAVETSAVTLA
- a CDS encoding MBL fold metallo-hydrolase, producing MPRDDVRQIADGVWWLGGCLQAATSSGPVHYHVSTYLVVGEESAILIDSGDPAHEAAVLRGVAAVLGDRPLDYVFPTHPEIPHAGNVVALVRRYPGLRIVGDVRDYHLHWPLLVDRLVPMQAGDVLDLGGRNIEIHPAYIRDLHNTLWAFDSVSRMLFVSDGFAFIHETPFDELEDDEPIHRDDECLLTSSEFAKAVSVDAAAYGAGRSLYWTRFVDVSAAFDDIERLVVERDVRLVGPAHGAVIDDVSQGLRVAIGAHRKVFREGSGAMAPIGSGAAHA